One stretch of Deltaproteobacteria bacterium DNA includes these proteins:
- a CDS encoding TolC family protein, with amino-acid sequence MERINYLIALFLLLISSPLWAENRPLNLAECFELAKNFHESIPLAVEDIKQVQARLTQTVGAITPQISFKFTETIQEKASHSGELETFTRQFRPELSLTLTQPIFHGLIEFYAIKKLKYEKREKTWLKKEAERALFINVAESYYRVVFLERNITTTGHILSVLREQLAELIEWKNLGKVRDAEMVRQQATVALLEADLSKLKSERNVAYEVLGYLTGLNPQPKILIQSPLQEKIKPLAEYLHLSANRSDVQAAALRAKMAESAVKMAKGEFFPKVDLEANYYPYRVGFLSNIDWDVTLNAKIPLLKLDNFGKLKEAKSKNLQEQLRKQQQERSAQNDIRQAYTQLMGTLNQLKKYQQAVYLAKKTYDLLKADVRLGQATQLEILQAQKQWLDASWQRDQAEIQAWQAYTLLKLHVGVFE; translated from the coding sequence TTGGAACGGATTAATTATTTAATAGCCCTGTTTTTGCTTCTCATAAGCAGCCCCCTGTGGGCCGAAAACAGGCCTTTAAATTTGGCCGAATGCTTTGAACTTGCCAAAAATTTTCATGAATCCATTCCCCTTGCCGTCGAAGATATTAAACAAGTTCAGGCCCGTTTAACCCAAACCGTGGGGGCCATTACTCCCCAAATAAGTTTTAAATTTACGGAAACAATTCAAGAAAAGGCCTCGCATAGTGGCGAGTTAGAAACTTTTACCCGGCAATTTCGGCCCGAATTAAGTCTCACCCTCACCCAACCCATCTTTCATGGGCTTATTGAATTTTATGCCATCAAAAAATTAAAATACGAGAAGCGAGAAAAAACTTGGCTTAAAAAAGAGGCCGAACGGGCCTTGTTTATCAATGTGGCCGAAAGTTATTACCGGGTAGTTTTTTTAGAACGTAATATCACCACCACCGGCCACATATTGTCGGTGTTGCGTGAGCAATTAGCTGAACTTATTGAATGGAAAAATTTAGGTAAGGTTCGCGATGCTGAAATGGTCCGCCAACAAGCAACCGTTGCCCTGCTGGAGGCAGATCTTAGCAAACTGAAAAGTGAACGGAATGTTGCTTACGAAGTCTTGGGCTATTTAACAGGGCTTAATCCTCAACCCAAAATTTTAATTCAAAGCCCGCTCCAAGAAAAAATAAAACCTTTAGCAGAATATCTACATTTATCTGCCAATCGCAGCGATGTTCAAGCCGCTGCCCTTCGCGCCAAAATGGCTGAAAGCGCTGTAAAGATGGCTAAGGGCGAATTTTTTCCCAAAGTTGATTTAGAGGCCAACTATTATCCTTATCGCGTAGGTTTTTTAAGTAACATTGATTGGGATGTTACCCTCAATGCCAAAATTCCCCTTTTAAAGTTAGACAATTTTGGCAAACTCAAAGAGGCCAAATCTAAAAATTTGCAAGAACAGTTACGCAAACAACAACAAGAGCGTTCAGCGCAAAATGATATTAGGCAAGCTTACACTCAATTAATGGGAACCCTTAACCAGCTTAAGAAATATCAACAGGCGGTTTATCTGGCCAAAAAAACCTACGATTTGCTTAAGGCCGATGTTCGTTTAGGGCAAGCCACGCAGCTTGAGATTTTACAGGCCCAAAAACAGTGGCTCGATGCCAGTTGGCAGCGGGATCAGGCTGAAATTCAAGCCTGGCAGGCGTATACCCTACTCAAACTTCACGTGGGAGTTTTTGAATGA
- the shc gene encoding squalene--hopene cyclase — MPTGVTRLPGTKPAVATEPSSLNEALQRAQRLLLKHQFNAGYWWYTLEANETIGAEYVMLTHLLGKVDATIQSGLCQRMLREQRSDGSWGIYYLAPGDLSTTVECYMALRLAGLKPEHDALKRARKFILKHGGLTKVRVFTRIHLALFDIIPWQACPAMPPFLMLLPPWLPINIYEFSSWARATIVPLLVVLHYKPTKRGVLNIDELFVELPSERDFRFKTKRGLFSFENFTIQLDKVFKWLDPLAKFNPINFLALKKCQKYIESHIAKTEDIFPALNYAALSFHAMGYGADHPVIRKSLNALKTFQQVCKKDLASVPKSLIHHEVTALAELEFIHQQCCISPVWDTPWAALALLDSGVASDAPEILKTGRYLLTKQITQTRGDWAKKNRFAKPGGWAFEFENDYFPDVDDTIAVLTLLFKCDLPNRELMDGFQWGLNWLKSMQSANGGWAAFDVNNSKEWVNRIPFSDHGACLDPPTPDITGRALELFGLLGEDKNTPFIKKAVQFIFNTQDKTGAWWGRWGINYVYGTWCVLTGLAAIGFDMKDMRIQQAVRWLKSTQHGDGGWGESPEGYKKHRYIPWHRSVPSQTAWALMGLMAAGEGDSSEVKAGIEFLLRNQTASGEWPEPEFTGTGFPGHFYIRYHGYRHFFPLMALGKYRKNT; from the coding sequence ATGCCTACCGGTGTTACGAGACTTCCCGGCACTAAACCCGCTGTTGCTACTGAACCATCGTCTTTAAATGAGGCCTTGCAAAGGGCCCAACGTCTGCTTTTAAAACATCAATTTAATGCGGGTTATTGGTGGTACACCCTAGAGGCCAACGAAACCATTGGTGCCGAATATGTCATGCTCACCCACCTCTTGGGTAAAGTCGATGCCACGATTCAATCGGGTTTGTGCCAACGCATGTTACGGGAGCAACGCAGTGACGGTTCTTGGGGCATTTATTACCTAGCCCCGGGCGACCTAAGCACCACGGTTGAATGTTACATGGCATTACGGCTGGCGGGCCTTAAGCCTGAACACGACGCCTTAAAACGGGCCCGTAAATTTATTCTTAAACACGGCGGCCTTACCAAGGTAAGGGTTTTTACCCGCATTCATTTGGCCCTATTTGATATTATCCCTTGGCAGGCCTGCCCAGCCATGCCGCCTTTTTTAATGTTGCTACCCCCTTGGTTGCCCATCAACATTTATGAATTTTCAAGCTGGGCCCGCGCCACTATTGTGCCACTTTTGGTGGTGCTTCATTATAAACCCACGAAACGCGGCGTTTTAAATATTGATGAACTTTTTGTGGAATTGCCTAGCGAACGAGATTTTCGTTTTAAAACCAAGCGAGGGCTGTTTTCTTTTGAAAATTTTACCATTCAATTAGACAAAGTTTTTAAATGGCTCGACCCCTTGGCGAAGTTTAATCCCATCAATTTTTTGGCCTTAAAAAAATGCCAAAAATATATTGAATCGCATATTGCCAAAACCGAAGATATTTTCCCTGCCCTTAATTATGCAGCGCTGTCTTTTCACGCCATGGGCTATGGCGCTGATCACCCAGTGATTCGTAAAAGTTTGAATGCGCTTAAAACCTTTCAACAAGTTTGTAAAAAAGATTTGGCCTCGGTTCCCAAGAGCCTCATCCATCACGAAGTAACGGCGCTTGCTGAATTAGAATTTATTCACCAACAATGTTGCATTAGCCCGGTGTGGGACACGCCCTGGGCGGCGCTTGCCCTGCTCGATAGCGGCGTGGCCAGCGATGCCCCGGAGATATTAAAGACAGGGCGTTATTTGCTCACCAAACAAATCACGCAGACCCGTGGCGATTGGGCCAAGAAAAACCGTTTTGCTAAACCGGGTGGCTGGGCCTTTGAATTTGAAAACGATTATTTTCCCGATGTGGATGATACGATTGCGGTGCTCACGTTATTATTTAAATGCGATTTACCCAACCGTGAATTGATGGACGGCTTTCAATGGGGGCTTAACTGGCTTAAATCGATGCAATCGGCCAATGGCGGCTGGGCGGCCTTTGATGTTAATAATTCGAAAGAATGGGTCAATCGCATCCCCTTTTCAGACCATGGTGCCTGCCTCGACCCCCCTACCCCCGACATCACCGGCAGGGCGCTGGAGCTGTTTGGCCTGTTGGGCGAAGATAAAAACACCCCATTTATTAAAAAGGCCGTGCAATTTATTTTTAACACCCAAGATAAAACCGGGGCTTGGTGGGGGCGCTGGGGCATTAACTATGTTTATGGCACATGGTGCGTGTTAACGGGATTGGCAGCTATTGGCTTCGACATGAAAGACATGCGCATTCAACAAGCGGTGCGCTGGTTAAAATCGACCCAACACGGGGATGGCGGCTGGGGCGAATCGCCGGAGGGTTATAAAAAACATCGTTACATTCCCTGGCATCGCTCCGTGCCCTCGCAAACCGCATGGGCCTTAATGGGGTTGATGGCGGCGGGCGAAGGTGATTCGAGCGAAGTTAAAGCCGGGATTGAATTTTTATTGAGGAATCAAACCGCTAGTGGCGAATGGCCCGAGCCTGAATTTACCGGCACAGGGTTCCCCGGGCATTTTTATATCCGCTACCATGGCTACCGCCATTTCTTTCCTTTAATGGCGTTGGGGAAATATCGTAAAAATACTTGA
- a CDS encoding ribbon-helix-helix protein, CopG family: MKTLVDIPHPIIEQLTEISRQEKKSRSEIIRQALALFLKSTKAKQKRPNLFGIWKNRKTDSLAYEDKLRNEWR; encoded by the coding sequence ATGAAAACGTTGGTCGATATTCCCCATCCTATTATTGAACAGTTGACGGAAATTTCGAGGCAAGAAAAAAAGTCGCGCTCAGAAATTATTCGGCAGGCCTTGGCTCTCTTTCTTAAAAGTACCAAGGCAAAGCAAAAACGCCCCAATCTATTTGGCATTTGGAAAAATCGCAAAACTGACAGCCTAGCCTATGAGGACAAACTGAGAAATGAATGGCGTTAA
- a CDS encoding type II toxin-antitoxin system VapC family toxin, translated as MNGVKGLKAVFDTNILVDYLRGISPAEQELQTHTEPSISIITWMEVLVGAKNEAETGLLKKFLSSFELLPLSHEIAEEAVLLRRKYQIRIPDAIIWATARCYGSLLVTRNTRDFPHDSPEIRVPYYL; from the coding sequence ATGAATGGCGTTAAGGGATTAAAGGCTGTCTTTGATACCAATATTTTAGTGGACTACCTAAGGGGCATCTCCCCTGCCGAACAAGAACTTCAGACTCACACCGAACCTAGCATTAGCATCATCACTTGGATGGAGGTGTTGGTAGGTGCAAAAAACGAAGCAGAGACGGGTTTGTTGAAAAAGTTTTTATCGAGTTTTGAGTTATTGCCTTTGAGCCATGAAATTGCTGAAGAAGCAGTTTTGCTGCGGCGCAAATACCAAATTCGCATTCCTGATGCCATCATTTGGGCAACGGCTCGCTGTTATGGCAGCCTGTTGGTAACTCGCAATACACGAGATTTCCCTCACGACTCCCCTGAAATTCGCGTGCCATATTACTTATAA
- a CDS encoding type II toxin-antitoxin system HicB family antitoxin, with protein sequence MKKHTVKAYLYKGEAQYVAECVEIPVVTQGKTLDETLKNLQEAVSLHLDGEDLKALGFIEDPNILITMEIETSRYAA encoded by the coding sequence ATGAAAAAACATACTGTTAAAGCTTATTTATATAAGGGCGAGGCACAATATGTTGCCGAATGTGTAGAGATTCCCGTTGTAACCCAAGGAAAAACCTTGGATGAAACCCTTAAAAACCTGCAGGAGGCTGTTTCTCTACACCTAGACGGAGAGGATTTAAAAGCCCTTGGTTTTATCGAAGATCCTAACATCCTTATTACAATGGAAATTGAAACCTCCCGTTATGCCGCCTAA
- a CDS encoding type II toxin-antitoxin system HicA family toxin — MPPKLKLLSGSDVVAVLSKFGFCLHSQRGSHMKLRRITREKLVQTLTIPNHKEIDRGTLRAIIRQASKFVLESELRPCFYTE; from the coding sequence ATGCCGCCTAAGTTGAAGCTTCTTTCTGGTTCTGATGTTGTTGCGGTATTATCAAAATTTGGTTTTTGCCTGCATTCGCAACGCGGAAGTCACATGAAGTTGAGGCGGATAACACGGGAGAAATTAGTCCAGACATTAACCATACCTAATCATAAAGAAATCGATCGCGGTACTTTACGAGCCATCATCCGACAAGCTTCTAAGTTCGTTCTTGAGTCTGAACTACGTCCTTGCTTTTATACAGAATAG